Proteins encoded within one genomic window of Equus przewalskii isolate Varuska chromosome 3, EquPr2, whole genome shotgun sequence:
- the NAAA gene encoding N-acylethanolamine-hydrolyzing acid amidase, which translates to MRAVDPGARPALALLLLLAGAGVAAAASPPAPPLFNVSLDAAPELRWLPVLRHFDLDFLRAAMAHILGDGVPKWVHTLLQKAVGVLESFLPQPFTDEIRGMCDVLNISLADGLLINLFYECSAFCTSIVAQDSRGHIYHGRNLDYAFGTFLRKLTVDVQFLKNGQIAFTGTTFIGYVGLWTGQSPHKFTISGDERAKGSWWENMIAALFQRHSPISWVIRTTLSESGNFEAAVYKLAKTPLIADVYYIVGGTSPQEGVVITRNRGGPVDIWPLDPLNGAWFRVETNYDHWKPVPKGDDRRTPAIKALNATGQANLSLETLFQVLSVFPVNNNYTIYTTVMSAASPDKYMTRIRNLG; encoded by the exons ATGCGAGCCGTGGACCCGGGCGCGCGCCCCGCGCtggcgctgctgctgctgctggccggGGCCGGGGTGGCGGCCGCCGCCTCGCCCCCAGCTCCGCCGCTCTTCAACGTGAGCCTGGACGCGGCCCCCGAGCTGCGCTGGCTGCCGGTGCTGAGGCACTTCGACCTGGACTTCTTGCGCGCTGCGATGGCGCACATCCTCGG GGATGGGGTCCCCAAGTGGGTCCATACGTTGCTTCAAAAGGCGGTCGGAGTGCTGGAGAGCTTCCTGCCGCAGCCCTTCACCGACGAGATCCGCGGCATGTGCGACGTCCTCAACATCAGCCTGGCCGACGGCCTCCTCATCAACTTGTTCTACGAGTGCTCCGC ATTCTGCACCAGTATTGTGGCTCAAGACTCCAGAGGCCACATTTACCATGGCCGGAATCTGGATTATGCTTTTGGAACTTTCTTACGCAAGTTGACCGTGGATGTGCAGTTCTTAAAGAATGGGCAG ATTGCGTTCACAGGAACCACTTTTATTGGCTACGTAGGATTATGGACTGGTCAGAGTCCGCACAAGTTTACCATTTCTGGTGACGAACGAG CTAAAGGCTCGTGGTGGGAGAACATGATCGCTGCCCTCTTTCAGAGACACTCTCCGATCAGCTGGGTCATCCGCACT ACCCTGAGTGAATCAGGAAACTTTGAAGCAGCTGTTTACAAACTGGCCAAGACTCCCCTTATTGCTGATGTTTATTACATTGTTGGTGGCACATCCCCCCAGGAAGGAGTGGTCATCACGAGGAACAGAGGTGGCCCGGTGGACATTTGGCCCCTAGATCCTTTAAATGGAGC GTGGTTCCGAGTTGAGACAAATTATGACCACTGGAAGCCAGTGCCTAAGGGCGATGACCGAAG AACACCTGCCATCAAAGCCCTTAACGCCACGGGCCAGGCAAACCTCAGTCTGGAGACGCTCTTCCAG GTTTTGTCCGTGTTTCCAGTTAATAACAA CTACACGATTTATACCACGGTAATGAGTGCTGCCAGCCCAGACAAGTACATGACTAGGATCCGAAACCTGGGTTAA